From a single Saccharomyces kudriavzevii IFO 1802 strain IFO1802 genome assembly, chromosome: 15 genomic region:
- the HIS3 gene encoding imidazoleglycerol-phosphate dehydratase HIS3 (similar to Saccharomyces cerevisiae HIS3 (YOR202W); ancestral locus Anc_8.612), which translates to MSEQKALVKRITNETKIQIAISLKGGPLALQHSIFPGKESEPVAEQATQSQVINVQTGVGFLDHMIHAMAKHAGWSLIVECIGDLHIDDHHTTEDCGIALGQAFKEALGAVRGVKRFGSGFAPLDEALSRAVVDLSNRPYAVIELGLQREKIGDLSCEMIPHFLESFAEASRITLHVDCLRGKNDHHRSESAFKALAVAIREATSPNGTNDVPSTKGVLM; encoded by the coding sequence ATGTCAGAACAAAAGGCCCTAGTAAAACGTATTACTAACGAAACCAAGATTCAAATCGCGATTTCTCTGAAGGGTGGTCCACTGGCACTGCAACACTCGATATTCCCGGGAAAAGAGTCAGAACCAGTAGCAGAACAGGCCACGCAATCGCAAGTAATCAACGTCCAGACAGGTGTGGGGTTTTTGGACCATATGATACATGCCATGGCCAAGCATGCCGGTTGGTCGTTGATAGTTGAGTGCATCGGCGACCTGCACATCGACGACCATCACACTACTGAAGACTGTGGGATTGCCCTTGGACAAGCTTTCAAAGAGGCCCTGGGGGCTGTCCGTGGGGTGAAACGGTTCGGATCAGGATTCGCACCTTTGGATGAGGCGCTCTCCAGAGCTGTGGTGGACCTTTCGAACAGGCCGTACGCAGTCATCGAGCTAGGTTTACAGAGGGAGAAGATAGGAGACCTCTCCTGCGAGATGATCCCACATTTCCTCGAGAGTTTCGCAGAGGCCAGCAGAATCACCCTGCACGTCGATTGTCTGCGGGGCAAGAATGACCATCACCGTAGTGAGAGCGCCTTCAAGGCCCTCGCAGTAGCCATCAGAGAGGCCACCTCCCCCAATGGTACCAATGACGTACCTTCCACCAAAGGTGTCCTTATGTAG
- the BFR1 gene encoding Bfr1p (similar to Saccharomyces cerevisiae BFR1 (YOR198C); ancestral locus Anc_8.609), with translation MSTQQHKFKRPDVSVRDKKLDTLNVQLKKIDVEIGLIRKQIDQHQVNDTTQHERKQLQDKNKEIIRVQADLKNRRSNIHDSIKQLDAQIKRKNNQIEEKLGKKAKFSSTAEAKQRINEIEESIASGDLSLVQEKLLVKEMQSLNKLIKDLVNIEPIRKSVDADKAKITQLKEELNGLNPKEVSNQFEDNQQKLNNIHSKTQGVYDKRQTLFNKRTALYKKRDELYSQIRQIRADFDNEFKSFKAKLDKERLKREEDHKLSKLLEQKDVDMGKLQEKLTHAKIPAFTYEIGAIENSLLVLDPTYVKPKKNILAELSDTALETKPARKVVADDLVLVSPKKDDFVNVAPSKSKKYKKKNQQKNTENEQPASVFNKADGKFTLEPTLIATLAELDVTVPINNDDVKITIEQLKKKHEELLSKQEEQTNQNIESVEKEIENLNLDYSNKEQQVKKELEEKRLKEQEESEKDKEN, from the coding sequence ATGTCCACCCAACAACACAAGTTCAAGCGTCCAGATGTCTCTGTTAGAGACAAGAAACTGGACACTCTTAACGttcaattgaagaaaatcgaTGTCGAAATTGGTTTGATCAGAAAGCAAATCGACCAACATCAGGTCAACGATACCACTCAGCACGAGCGCAAGCAGTTGCAAgacaagaacaaagaaatcatcaGGGTTCAAGCTGACTTGAAGAACCGTAGAAGCAATATTCACGATTCCATCAAGCAATTGGACGCTCAaatcaagagaaaaaacaaccAAATCGAGGAAAAACTGGGTAAAAAGGCAAAATTCTCCTCTACCGCGGAAGCAAAGCAAAGAATCAATGAAATCGAAGAATCTATTGCATCTGGTGACCTTTCTTTGGTTCAAGAAAAGCTATTGGTCAAGGAAATGCAGTCTTTAAACAAATTGATCAAGGATCTAGTCAACATTGAGCCAATTAGAAAGTCTGTCGATGCTGATAAGGCTAAGATCACTCaattgaaggaagaatTGAACGGGTTGAATCCAAAGGAGGTTTCCAACCAATTTGAGGATAACCAGCAGAAACTGAACAACATTCATTCAAAGACTCAAGGCGTCTACGACAAGAGGCAAACTTTGTTCAATAAGCGTACTGCCTTGTACAAAAAACGTGACGAATTATACAGTCAAATCAGGCAAATCAGAGCTGACTTTGACAACGAattcaaatctttcaaagcCAAATTGGATAAGGAACGTTTGAAGCGTGAAGAGGATCACAAATTATCCAAATTATTGGAACAAAAAGATGTTGACATGGGTAAATTACAAGAAAAGCTGACTCATGCCAAAATTCCAGCCTTCACCTATGAAATTGGAGCTATCGAGAACTCTTTACTTGTTTTGGATCCAACATATGTGAAAccgaagaaaaatatactaGCTGAGTTAAGTGATACCGCTTTGGAAACCAAACCCGCCAGAAAAGTTGTAGCTGATGACTTGGTCTTGGTCAGCCCAAAAAAGGATGATTTTGTCAACGTTGCTCCATCCAAATCcaagaaatacaagaagaagaaccaaCAAAAGAATactgaaaatgaacaacCTGCCTCCGTTTTCAACAAAGCCGATGGAAAATTCACGTTGGAACCAACATTGATTGCTACTTTGGCCGAATTGGATGTCACTGTTCCAATCAACAATGACGATGTCAAGATCACTATTGagcaattgaagaagaaacatGAAGAGCTTTTGTCTaagcaagaagaacaaacaaACCAAAACATTGAATCTgtcgaaaaagaaattgaaaatttgaaccTGGACTACTCCAATAAAGAACAACAAGTAAAGaaggaattggaagaaaaaagattgaaAGAACAGGAagaatctgaaaaagaTAAGGAAAACTGA
- the MCA1 gene encoding Ca(2+)-dependent cysteine protease MCA1 (similar to Saccharomyces cerevisiae MCA1 (YOR197W); ancestral locus Anc_8.608) — MYPGSGHYTYNNAGNNNGYQRPVVPPPGRQYGQQYGQQYGQQYDQQYDQQYAPPPGPPPGNYNRPVYPSPHFQQEQAEAQLNNGYNNPNVNASNMYGPPQNMSLPPPQTQNIQGIDQPYQYSQCTGRRKALIIGINYIGSKNQLRGCINDAHNIFNFLTNGYGYSSDDIVILTDDQNDLVRVPTRANMMRAMQWLVKNAQPNDSLFLHYSGHGGQTEDLDGDEEDGMDDVIYPVDFETQGPIIDDEMHDIMVKPLPQGVRLTALFDSCHSGTVLDLPYTYSTKGIIKEPNVWKDVGQDGLQAAISYATGNRAALVGSLGSIFKTVKGGMGNNVDRERVRQIKFSAADIVMLSGSKDNQTSADAVEDGQNTGAMSHAFIKVMTLQPQQSYLSLLQNMRKELAGKYSQKPQLSSSHPIDVNLQFIM; from the coding sequence ATGTATCCCGGTAGTGGACATTATACCTATAACAATGCTGGCAACAATAATGGGTACCAACGGCCCGTGGTCCCCCCTCCTGGCCGGCAATACGGACAGCAATACGGACAGCAATACGGACAGCAATATGATCAACAATATGATCAACAGTATGCACCTCCGCCAGGTCCTCCACCCGGGAACTACAACAGGCCTGTATATCCTTCTCCACATTTCCAGCAGGAGCAAGCGGAGGCACAATTGAACAACGGTTACAACAATCCAAATGTGAACGCCTCTAATATGTACGGCCCACCTCAGAATATGTCGCTGCCTCCCCCACAAACACAAAATATTCAGGGTATAGATCAGCCATATCAGTATTCTCAGTGTACTGGGCGCAGAAAGGCTCTAATCATCGGTATCAACTACATAGGTTCGAAAAATCAGTTGCGTGGCTGTATCAACGATGCTCATAAcatctttaatttcttgaCGAATGGGTATGGTTATAGCTCAGATGATATTGTCATATTGACAGACGATCAAAACGATTTGGTTAGGGTCCCCACTAGGGCTAACATGATGAGAGCCATGCAATGGCTGGTCAAAAACGCACAGCCCAATGATTCCTTGTTCCTTCATTATTCTGGACACGGGGGTCAAACTGAAGATTTGGATGgagacgaagaagatgggATGGATGATGTTATATACCCGGTTGATTTTGAAACGCAAGGGCCTATTATCGACGACGAAATGCACGATATAATGGTTAAACCTTTACCGCAAGGTGTTAGACTAACAGCTTTATTCGATTCCTGTCATTCAGGCACGGTATTGGATCTCCCATACACTTATTCCACGAAGGGGATTATCAAAGAACCGAATGTTTGGAAAGATGTTGGCCAAGATGGGTTACAGGCTGCCATTTCATATGCTACAGGGAATAGAGCCGCTTTAGTGGGGTCTTTAGGCTCTATATTCAAGACTGTTAAAGGGGGTATGGGCAATAATGTGGATAGAGAGCGCGTCAGACAGATTAAGTTCTCAGCCGCAGATATTGTTATGTTATCCGGCTCCAAAGATAATCAAACTTCTGCAGATGCTGTGGAAGACGGTCAAAATACAGGTGCAATGTCCCATGCTTTTATCAAGGTGATGACTCTACAGCCACAGCAATCATATTTGTCTCTTCTACAAAACATGAGAAAAGAATTAGCTGGTAAGTATTCTCAAAAACCGCAATTGTCATCCTCACATCCTATTGACGTAAACTTGCAATTTATTATGTAG
- the MRM1 gene encoding Mrm1p (similar to Saccharomyces cerevisiae MRM1 (YOR201C); ancestral locus Anc_8.611) produces MTFLGNTVFKRYFAVGPSAQQALRTRTKKSSSFDKFFPKQGNVRRKQWETLNEDKASWFKRKYAHVHAREQDHAADPYGKKKAHVDKLREVKIQEKLDQKRHKAKFHNKNIVQRLMNDNPILEYVYGTNSVYAALLNPGRGFHSRVLYHGTIPGKILQKIDEMKITTELVDKHKLNLLTNYGVHNNIALETKPLLPAEIAYLGDVDVASVALTVYELGFNNEDIANTLPYRARAGSKNFPLGLYLDEITDPHNIGAIVRSAYFLGVDFIVMSRKNCSPLTPVVSKTSSGALELLPIFYADKPLEFFTKSQEMGGWTFITSHLGNVTTEKYTTGKTLGVHDLHGMCAERPVVLVVGNESQGVRTNLKMRSDFFVEIPFAGSETHNCSPEPIVDSLNVSVATALLIDNILTCK; encoded by the coding sequence ATGACTTTTCTGGGTAATACAGTGTTCAAAAGGTATTTTGCAGTGGGGCCTAGCGCCCAGCAAGCCCTCAGGACGAGAACCAAGAAGTCGTCGTCTTTTGACAAGTTTTTCCCAAAACAGGGCAATGTCAGAAGGAAACAATGGGAAACGCTGAATGAGGACAAAGCCTCGTGGTTCAAGAGGAAGTATGCACACGTACATGCCCGGGAACAGGACCATGCAGCAGACCCATACGGCAAAAAGAAGGCCCACGTCGACAAGTTAAGGGAGGTCAAGATCCAGGAGAAACTAGACCAAAAAAGGCATAAAGCCAAGTTCCACAATAAGAACATCGTGCAGAGGCTCATGAACGACAACCCCATCCTGGAGTACGTCTACGGCACCAATAGTGTTTACGCAGCGTTGTTAAACCCGGGGAGAGGCTTCCATTCTCGAGTGCTATACCATGGCACTATACCAGGCAAAATCCTGCAGAAAATCGATGAAATGAAGATAACGACGGAGCTAGTAGACAAACACAAGCTAAACTTGTTGACCAATTACGGGGTTCACAATAACATCGCCCTCGAAACCAAGCCTTTGCTGCCTGCCGAGATTGCATATTTGGGCGACGTGGACGTCGCCTCTGTGGCATTAACCGTTTACGAGTTAGGCTTCAACAACGAGGACATTGCAAATACATTGCCCTATAGAGCAAGGGCAGGCTCCAAGAACTTCCCACTTGGGCTCTATCTGGACGAAATCACTGATCCGCACAACATTGGCGCTATAGTACGAAGCGCATATTTCCTAGGGGTGGACTTCATCGTGATGTCGAGGAAAAACTGTTCTCCCTTGACACCCGTGGTGTCTAAGACTAGCAGTGGAGCCCTGGAGCTTCTGCCGATTTTTTACGCTGATAAGCCGTTGGAGTTCTTTACCAAATCACAAGAAATGGGCGGCTGGACCTTTATCACAAGCCACTTGGGCAACGTGACCACTGAGAAGTACACGACAGGGAAGACCCTCGGCGTACACGATCTGCACGGTATGTGCGCTGAACGGCCGGTCGTGTTGGTGGTGGGTAACGAAAGCCAAGGCGTGAGGACTAATCTGAAGATGAGAAGTGACTTCTTTGTCGAGATCCCCTTTGCCGGCTCCGAGACCCACAATTGCTCGCCAGAGCCAATTGTAGATTCGCTGAACGTGAGTGTGGCTACTGCATTGTTAATAGATAATATCCTGACTTGTAAATAA
- the TOA1 gene encoding transcription initiation factor IIA large subunit (similar to Saccharomyces cerevisiae TOA1 (YOR194C); ancestral locus Anc_8.603) yields the protein MSNAEASRAYEIIVETVVNEVREDFENAGIDEQTLQDLKNVWQKKLTESKVTTFSWDNQFNETNISGVQNDLNFNLAAPNTNTTEFNIKEENAGNEGLVLPNVNANNNMPHAGGANVVTNTGEANSINTNTGAGTNLTRASESNIEVKPEIELTIENANINTVENVDGEEGKKEDEKEEEEKSRKEKEQIEQVKLQAKKEKRSALLDTDEVGSELDDSDDDYLISEGEEDGPDENLMLCLYDKVTRTKARWKCSLKDGVVTINRNDYTFQKAQVEAEWV from the coding sequence ATGTCGAATGCAGAGGCAAGTAGAGCATATGAAATCATTGTCGAAACTGTGGTAAATGAAGTAagagaagattttgaaaacgcAGGTATAGATGAACAAACTTTACAAGACCTGAAAAACGTCTGGCAAAAAAAGCTTACAGAGTCCAAAGTAACTACTTTTTCCTGGGATAACCAGTTTAATGAGACAAATATAAGTGGTGTACAGAACGATTTAAATTTTAATCTTGCAGCTCCCAATACAAATACCACTGAGTTTAATatcaaggaagaaaatgctggTAATGAAGGACTGGTTTTACCAAATGTCAATGCAAATAATAACATGCCGCATGCTGGAGGGGCCAACGTTGTAACTAATACAGGAGAAGCAAATAGTATTAACACGAATACTGGTGCTGGCACAAATCTAACCAGAGCCAGTGAGTCCAACATTGAAGTAAAGCCGGAGATAGAGCTGACCATCGAAAACGCTAATATAAATACTGTCGAAAATGTAGATGGGGAggagggaaaaaaagaagatgagaaggaggaggaggaaaaaagccggaaggaaaaggaacaGATAGAACAAGTGAAGTTACAAgcaaagaaggaaaaaagaagtgcATTATTAGATACGGATGAGGTCGGTTCAGAATTAGATGATTCCGACGACGACTATCTGATTTCAGAGGGCGAAGAAGACGGGCCAGATGAGAACTTAATGCTTTGCTTATACGATAAAGTCACAAGGACCAAAGCTAGATGGAAATGTAGTTTGAAAGATGGCGTAGTTACCATTAATAGAAATGACTacacttttcaaaaggcTCAGGTGGAGGCAGAATG
- the LIP5 gene encoding lipoate synthase (similar to Saccharomyces cerevisiae LIP5 (YOR196C); ancestral locus Anc_8.606), translating to MYRRSAVVLCAGRNARWFSLSISRGTSATPPIGSNELNTNSDHADARVSARNATDIEGVVSQISTAYPGKKLRKSRRRITEFKDALNLGPSFADFVSGKASDMILDPLEKARQNTEEAKKLPRWLKVPIPKGTNYHKLKGDVKELKLSTVCEEARCPNIGECWGGKDKSKATATIMLLGDTCTRGCRFCSVKTNRTPSKPDPMEPENTAEAIKRWGLGYVVLTTVDRDDLIDGGANHLAETVRKIKQKAPKTLVETLSGDFRGDLNMVDIMAQSGLDVYAHNLETVEALTPHVRDRRAAYKQSLSVLKRAKTTVPTLITKTSIMLGLGETDEQIIRTLRDLRDVKCDVVTFGQYMRPTKRHMKVVEYVKPEKFDYWKEKALEMGFLYCASGPLVRSSYKAGEAFIENVLKKRNHEIDAQ from the coding sequence ATGTATAGAAGATCGGCCGTAGTATTATGCGCCGGGAGAAATGCAAGATGGTTTTCTTTAAGTATCAGTCGTGGAACAAGCGCAACTCCGCCAATTGGATCCAATGAACTGAACACTAACTCAGATCATGCCGATGCTAGAGTATCAGCGAGAAATGCAACTGACATTGAAGGCGTGGTAAGTCAGATATCAACTGCTTATCCAGGGAAGAAACTCAGGAAAAGCAGAAGAAGGATTACAGAGTTTAAAGATGCTCTTAACTTAGGCCCATCTTTTGCGGACTTTGTTTCAGGGAAGGCATCGGACATGATCTTGGATCCTCTGGAAAAGGCAAGACAGAATACAGAGGAAGCTAAGAAACTGCCCCGTTGGCTTAAGGTTCCTATTCCTAAGGGTACTAATTATCATAAATTGAAGGGTGATGTGAAAGAGTTAAAACTGAGCACAGTCTGTGAAGAAGCAAGATGCCCCAATATTGGTGAATGTTGGGGAGGTAAAGATAAATCTAAGGCAACGGCGACGATTATGCTGCTAGGTGACACCTGTACTCGTGGGTGTAGGTTTTGCTCTGTGAAGACCAATAGAACGCCCAGTAAGCCAGATCCAATGGAGCCCGAGAATACTGCCGAAGCGATCAAAAGGTGGGGATTAGGTTATGTAGTCCTAACCACCGTTGATAGAGATGATTTGATTGATGGTGGTGCTAATCATTTGGCCGAGACAGTCCGCAAGATTAAGCAGAAGGCACCAAAGACACTTGTGGAGACTCTTTCTGGTGATTTCAGGGGGGATTTAAATATGGTAGACATTATGGCACAAAGTGGACTTGATGTCTACGCACACAATTTAGAAACAGTTGAAGCGCTAACACCGCATGTCAGAGACAGAAGAGCTGCATATAAACAGTCTCTAAGCGTCTTGAAGAGAGCAAAGACTACGGTTCCGACACTGATTACTAAAACCTCAATAATGCTAGGCTTGGGGGAAACTGATGAGCAAATTATACGGACTTTGAGGGACCTGCGCGATGTCAAATGTGACGTTGTTACATTCGGCCAATATATGAGACCAACAAAGAGGCACATGAAAGTTGTAGAATATGTGAAACCTGAAAAGTTCGACTactggaaagaaaaagctttGGAGATGGGGTTTTTGTATTGTGCCTCGGGACCCCTAGTAAGATCATCCTATAAAGCTGGCGAAGCATTTATCGAAAACGTTctaaaaaagagaaatcatGAAATAGACGCCCAGTAA
- the SLK19 gene encoding Slk19p (similar to Saccharomyces cerevisiae SLK19 (YOR195W); ancestral locus Anc_8.604) — protein sequence MEELPTTPIRLILGQPQLREQKSGNCSKEHRPTSSHSVSSANVPSDSNSGLSSPGSSQFVVHPHEPPKKKDLQGDLDRSIDYGRTSARNNKANINPLENIDINKLFDDNKSDAAPTFSDENESTSDKRVLTLNYSPIRVEMSSPEKESDKNTNKDEDDEESGHINKRLKLQLESVPDLKQGPAEGAANDKEEIMSSPMAIDMIDTNISPNKFIMNDGVARNESFNINTDKLSLENDINEKQEEADFIKSNSNNGGSNDDDDYGNEYEEEGDITNSHINRLTPLYETSARDSKYHGGEKTHHNDDNQFDIRHDNFQIVAKRNEELTDQLYQLNQKLNSLISKNESISFQYEKLNKSHQQLIDSSNERVEKLHIEREHSISRVEKFKKRIKELNTEIKVLNSNQKILQEKFDNSINELNQVKNDQYNTNNILQRNEKNLNEKNAELEKIKKELSTTLEKLSESQTTLNDLNSCIAQLNSKVGDTNSVLISKESELNNLKISLKETLSISKDSNDSDLIAQLNELISAKNSLQQKLDDLSNLNDDNLKKLQEKLMEDETALRRKDAEINSLNSELEELKKHVISKDNEFETWKSKYENVEDEAKIRNAEVTELTRDIDDLKESKVHLQETITELENHVHKLENDYDLEKEKFEKTSLELESLQLKNSNIQAEHIKELENLHENLLSLQDELKISSERVTALTKENETLKQNNDNNNKSVTLSNHQKDKDGELIKSLEKQLKDWKEKYDAKEKDTNKRLKLLAEDLYIQYSSKHEQKVKLLKKGYENKFQNKFDQLNLENKTLSEEIEQLNKQLNSEREEKQDLLKLLENEKQ from the coding sequence ATGGAAGAATTGCCCACTACACCGATTAGGCTTATATTAGGGCAGCCTCAGTTACGCGAACAGAAATCAGGAAACTGTTCGAAAGAGCACAGGCCAACCTCGTCTCATTCAGTTTCGAGCGCGAATGTTCCTTCCGACTCGAATTCGGGTCTCAGCTCCCCCGGTTCTTCCCAGTTTGTTGTACATCCTCATGAACcgccaaagaaaaaggacCTCCAAGGAGATTTGGACCGCTCGATTGATTATGGTAGAACATCAGCCCGCAATAACAAAGCCAACATCAATCCACTGGAGAACATTGACATAAACAAACTGTTTGATGACAATAAATCTGATGCGGCTCCCACCTTttctgatgaaaatgagagCACGAGTGATAAACGTGTACTTACATTGAATTATTCGCCCATCAGAGTGGAAATGAGTTCTccagaaaaggaaagcgATAAAAACACGAACaaagacgaagatgatgaagaaagtgGTCATATCAATAAAAGGCTAAAGTTACAGTTGGAGTCAGTGCCTGACTTGAAACAAGGCCCGGCTGAAGGTGCGGCtaatgataaagaagagATTATGTCATCTCCAATGGCAATTGATATGATTGATACCAACATAAGTCCAAATAAATTTATCATGAACGATGGGGTTGCAAGAAACGAAAGTTTCAACATCAATACCGATAAACTCAGCTTGGAAAACGATATCAATGAGAAACAGGAAGAAGCAGACTTTATAAAGTCTAACAGTAACAACGGCGGTAGcaatgacgatgatgattaTGGCAACgaatatgaagaagaaggtgacATAACAAACTCTCATATAAATAGGCTCACTCCTCTGTATGAGACTTCTGCAAGGGACTCGAAATACCACGGAGGGGAGAAAACCCATCACAACGATGATAATCAATTTGATATCAGGCATGACAATTTTCAGATTGTAGCAAAGAGAAATGAGGAACTAACTGACCAACTTTATCAGTTAAATCAAAAGCtgaattctttgatttccaaaaatgaatcaatatcttttcaGTATGAGAAACTGAATAAAAGCCATCAACAGTTAATAGATTCATCCAATGAAAGAGTTGAAAAGCTACATATAGAAAGGGAACATAGCATTTCCAGGGTggagaaattcaaaaaaagaatcaaaGAGTTGAATACGGAAATCAAAGTATTGAACTCCAATCAAAAGATATTACAAGAGAAATTTGATAATTCAATTAATGAACTAAATCAGGTGAAGAACGACCAATATAATACCaataatattttacaaagaaatgaaaaaaatttgaacgAGAAGAACGctgaattggaaaaaataaagaaggaATTGAGCACCACTCTAGAGAAACTATCTGAATCGCAAACTACATTGAATGATTTGAATTCTTGCATTGCGCAATTGAACAGTAAGGTCGGAGACACTAATAGTGTCCTAATTTCTAAAGAAAGCGAGTTAAATAACCTAAAAATAAGTTTGAAAGaaactttatcaatttCTAAAGATTCTAACGACTCGGATCTCATAGCACAACTGAATGAACTAATATCCGCAAAAAATAGCTTACAACAAAAACTGGATGATTTGAGCaatttgaatgatgataatttaaagaaattgcaagaaaaattaatggAAGATGAAACCGCACTAAGACGAAAAGATGCCGAGATAAACTCGCTAAATAGTGAACTGGAGGAGCTGAAAAAGCATGTCATTTCAAAGgataatgaatttgaaacCTGGAAGAGCAAATACGAGAATGTTGAAGATGAGGCAAAGATACGGAATGCTGAGGTCACGGAGTTGACCAGAGACATCGATGATCTAAAGGAATCTAAGGTACACTTACAAGAAACAATTACAGAACTAGAAAATCATGTTCataaacttgaaaatgattACGACTTGGAGAAGGAGAAATTCGAAAAAACCTCACTGGAATTGGAAAGCttgcaattgaaaaatagcAACATCCAAGCTGAACATATTAAAGAATTAGAAAATCTTCATGAAAATCTTCTATCTCTACaagatgaattgaaaatctcTTCAGAAAGAGTAACTGCATTAACGAAAGAGAATGAAACattaaaacaaaataatgacaataataataaaagtgTTACTCTAAGCAATCATCAAAAGGATAAAGATGGTGAACTAATTAAATCATTGGAGAAACAATTAAAAgattggaaagaaaaatatgacgcgaaagaaaaagatacaAATAAAAGGTTGAAGTTACTGGCTGAAGATTTGTACATTCAGTATTCTTCCAAGCACGAGCAAAAGGtcaaattattgaaaaaaggcTATGAAAATAAATTTCAGAATAAATTTGATCAGTTaaatttagaaaataaaactttatcagaagaaattgaacaatTGAACAAACAGCTGAACTCcgaaagagaagagaaaCAAGATTTGCTGAAGttgttggaaaatgaaaaacaatga